In Lacinutrix sp. Bg11-31, the DNA window GATGTTTTCTACCAATATACAAACAAAGGAAATACTATTGGTGATTTAGAAACTTTAAACCAACAAAAATATGGCTTCTCTTTTGCTATTACTAAAAACGTAAAGTCTGCTATTTCTGGAGAGTTTAATGTGTTTTCCAACACTTTCGAAGGCAATGCCAATTCACCTGTTGGCTACCAAATGCTTGAAGGTTTACAACCAGGAAAAAACTTAACTTGGAGTGTTTTAGCACAACAAAAAATTACTAAGTTTTTAGATTTGAATCTTACCTATTATGGCAGGAAAACAGAAACTAGTAAAACCATCCACACCGGAAATGTGCAACTAAAAGCTTATTTTTAAGACATTTGTAACCTTTGTTACCAATTGACTAATCTATTTTTGTAAATTTGTATTTAATTATGAGCAAAATTTTAGCCATCACATATTCATTTTTGATTCTCATTCAGAGTTTCAACATAAACTTGGAAGACATTTCTAAGTTTAGTGTATTGCTAGAACATGCCAATTTTCATGAAGAAATGTATGGAGATACGTTTTTTCAGTTTTTAGCTGAACATTATGGAGACGCTAGAGACACCCACGAAAATAATCACAAAGAACATGAAGACTTACCATTTAAGGATGGTCATCACATGTGCACGCATATTAATACTTCTTTTATAAGCGTTGCTAATAATTTCGAATTTACCTATTACGAGTTTATCGAAATTCCTTTTAACTTTCATTATACTGAAACACTAACAGATTCGGAAAAAACATCTATTTTTCAACCGCCCAAATACGCATAATTTATTTTAGATTTTAATCCTGTTTTACAAAATAGGCATTTATTATTTCTTAAATTATTATGAATTATGTTAACAAACATTATCAAATTCAGCTTAAATAACAAGCTGATTATTTTCTTATTTACTGCCTTTATTGTGGGTTTTGGTATTTTCTCTTTAACCCAAATACCAATTGGCGCAGTACCAGATATTACCAATAACCAAGTGCAGGTTATTACAACTTCTAGCAATCTTTCTACACAAGATGTAGAGCAATTTATTACCTATCCTGTAGAGCTAGAAATGGCAAATTTGCCAGGTGTTGAAGAAATTCGTTCTGTTTCAAAATTCGGATTATCTGTTGTTACTATTGTATTTAATGATGATATGGGTACTTTTTTACCACGTCAGCTTATTGCAGAAAAAATAAAATCTGCTTCAGAGCAAATACCAGAAGGTTTTGGCTCGCCAGAAATGGGTCCAATAACCACAGGTTTAGGTGAGATTTATCAATACATTTTAGATGTAAAACCTGGTTATGAAGACAAGTATACCACAACCGATTTACGCACCATTCAAGATTGGATAGTAAAACGCCAATTATCAGGAATTTCTGGTGTGGTAGAAGTTAATACTTGGGGAGGGTTTTTAAAACAATACGAAGTTGCAATCAACCCAAACAAACTAACAGCCATGAACATTTCTATTGCAGAGATTTATGAGGCTTTAGAAAAAAACAACAGTGTCTCTGGAGGTGGTTATATTGAAAAAAATGACAAAGCTTTTTTTATTCGTGGTGAAGGTTTAGTGGGTTCACTAAAAGACATTGAAGACATTGTTGTAAAAAACGATGGTACACCAATCTATATTAAAGACATTGCCAAAGTTGGTTTTGGTAGCGCGACGCGCTTTGGAGCAATAACTGGAAATGGTGAAGGCGAAAAAGTATTAGGTCAAATTATGATGCTTAAAGATGGGAATTCTAAAGAGGTCATCGACACCGTAAAAGAACGTGTTGCCTCGATACAAAGCACATTGCCAGAAGGCGTTTATATTAATGGCTTTTTAGAACGTAGTGAACTGATTGGAAAAACAACATTTACGGTTGCCGAAAACTTAATACTAGGCTCTTTAATCGTCATTTTTGTAGTGGTGTTACTACTTGGTAATTGGCGTTCTGGTTTAGTAGTTGCTTCCGTGATTCCTTTAAGTTTATTATTTGCTATTATTCTTATGCGTCAATTTGGTGTGGATGCAAATTTAATGAGTTTAGGTGCAATCGATTTTGGAATTATAATAGATGGCGCAGTTATTATTGTCGAGTTTATTGCGTTTCAAATCATGTCCAAATCGGCACATCTTTCTGGAATAAGCAAAAACAAAAAACAAGCTGAAATTGACCAAATAACACTAAAAAGTGCTTCAAAAATGATGAACTCTGCCATTTTTGGACAATTAATAATCCTTATAGTGTTTATTCCAATTCTTTCTTTAAGTGGTATTGAAGGCAAAATGTTTAAACCCATGGCAATGACCTTTAGTTTCGCGTTAATAGGAGCTATGATTTTGTGCTTAACCTATGTTCCTGTGGTGTCTTCGTTATTTTTAAAACCCAGCATACTGTCTGACAAGAATATATCAGCTAGACTAATGAGATGGCTAAACAATGCTTACCAACCTATTATTAATTGGGCTTTAGGTAGTAAAAAAATAGTAATCATTCTTTCTACTATTTTATTAGCCTCTAGTATTTGGGTATTCAGTAAAATGGGAGGTGAATTTATTCCAACTTTAGATGAAGGCGATTTTGTTATTCAACCTGTTTTAAAAACAGGAACCTCGCTTGGAAAAACTATTGAAATTACAACAAGAATTGAACAAATATTGTTAGATAATTTCCCAGAAGTAGATCAAGTAGTCAGCAGGATTGGTGCAGCAGAAGTACCTACAGACCCTATGTCTATGGAACAAAGTGATGTTATTATAAAACTGAAACCAAAAAACGAATGGACGTCTGCGAAAAACAAAGATGAATTAGCCGATAAATTTAAAGAAGCCTTATCCGTAATTCCAGGAATGGAAGTTGAGTTTACACAACCCATAGAAATGCGATTTAACGAGTTAGTTACAGGTGTTAGAGCAGATGTTGCTATTAAAATTTTTGGGGAAGATTTAGCCGTTTTAGCTAATAAAGCAAATGAAATTAAAGAACTCATTGAAAACGTGGAAGGTGCTACAGATTTTTCTGTTGAAAAGGTAGAAGGCTTACCACAAATGAGCGTGAAATTTAATAGAAGTAAAATTGCACGTTACGGACTCAATATTTCTGATGTTAACAGTGTTATCTCCATGGGATTTGCTGGTGCAACAGTTGGAAATGTTTTTGAAGGTGAAAAACGCTTCGATTTAGTGCTTCGTTTACAAGAGAATAATAGAAAAAACATAGAAAGTCTTCAAAACTTATACGTAGATACACCAAGTGGAAATAAAATTCCGCTTAGCGAATTAGCCGAAATAAGCTATACAACT includes these proteins:
- a CDS encoding CusA/CzcA family heavy metal efflux RND transporter, whose protein sequence is MLTNIIKFSLNNKLIIFLFTAFIVGFGIFSLTQIPIGAVPDITNNQVQVITTSSNLSTQDVEQFITYPVELEMANLPGVEEIRSVSKFGLSVVTIVFNDDMGTFLPRQLIAEKIKSASEQIPEGFGSPEMGPITTGLGEIYQYILDVKPGYEDKYTTTDLRTIQDWIVKRQLSGISGVVEVNTWGGFLKQYEVAINPNKLTAMNISIAEIYEALEKNNSVSGGGYIEKNDKAFFIRGEGLVGSLKDIEDIVVKNDGTPIYIKDIAKVGFGSATRFGAITGNGEGEKVLGQIMMLKDGNSKEVIDTVKERVASIQSTLPEGVYINGFLERSELIGKTTFTVAENLILGSLIVIFVVVLLLGNWRSGLVVASVIPLSLLFAIILMRQFGVDANLMSLGAIDFGIIIDGAVIIVEFIAFQIMSKSAHLSGISKNKKQAEIDQITLKSASKMMNSAIFGQLIILIVFIPILSLSGIEGKMFKPMAMTFSFALIGAMILCLTYVPVVSSLFLKPSILSDKNISARLMRWLNNAYQPIINWALGSKKIVIILSTILLASSIWVFSKMGGEFIPTLDEGDFVIQPVLKTGTSLGKTIEITTRIEQILLDNFPEVDQVVSRIGAAEVPTDPMSMEQSDVIIKLKPKNEWTSAKNKDELADKFKEALSVIPGMEVEFTQPIEMRFNELVTGVRADVAIKIFGEDLAVLANKANEIKELIENVEGATDFSVEKVEGLPQMSVKFNRSKIARYGLNISDVNSVISMGFAGATVGNVFEGEKRFDLVLRLQENNRKNIESLQNLYVDTPSGNKIPLSELAEISYTTGPAQISRDDTKRRIVVGVNVRNRDLQSVVHDIQDIIDSKLKLPAGYSITYGGQFENLQSAKDRLIVAVPIALLLIFILLYFAFNSVKEALIVYSAIPLSAVGGVLLLWFRDLPFSISAGVGFIALFGIAVLNGIVLIEHFKELKSQGITNINERIKRGTSERLRPVILTAAAAALGFLPMAISTNAGAEVQRPLATVVIGGLVTATLLTLVVLPVLYAWFEEKKDFKMKKKTATTIIILLLTFNIQAQNKPLTINETLELAIENNASLKAENLKIDQANMFVRSAFTFDKTNIYYNYDESNLAVNNKPLKVFGISQNFKFPTVYFAEKKLNQSKVSVQEANYSLQLQYIKKQVYTNYYQLSYAKNKAENYKYLDSLYQEFARKAERRFDLGETNYLEMITAQSKQKQLETLYKQVLQEVKLSTAHLKKVVQVDSITIADGLLEKLEIESLSVNQNVGLSVFDASINYQKAQTKLEKQNLLPDLNAEYFQGTNDGLNDNIKGYQLGLKIPILFGGQRSKIKASKIAQEVIVEQKQDYKAQLNAEHQSLLAKLQQYEEAITYYKTQGQTLSEEIIKTANRTFKEGEIDFFQYIQSLETAKDIQLNYLEQLNQYNQTVITINHLTL